A portion of the Sulfurospirillum diekertiae genome contains these proteins:
- the nuoD gene encoding NADH dehydrogenase (quinone) subunit D, producing the protein MPKFFKETLADSYTIDAYGAFILDKALIVQALHILKEKDHYTFLVDMTAIDYLHVKNQPERFAIVYLLRDQNFKNLITLKTYIDSSLATQSITSLFKSANWAEREIWDQYGIHFKNHPNLKRILNHKEFKGHPLRKDYPITQGQLCHQSDDLMDEMTPCLKTKGFTPQDELMFLNLGPAHPASHGTIRTFVALDGENITCAVSEIGYLHRGFEKSCENHTYNQIIPYTDRLNYCSAILNNIAYAHAVEGILGVDLPERAKFIRVIVGELSRIIDHLVCLAAILVDMGALTNYWYLYNPREKVYDLLSKLTGARLTNSYMRIGGMSHDLYDGFENDLNVCLKEIEQGVTEALKLIEHNRIFHDRTQNVGIITKEDAINRGLTGPNLRASGVAYDLRVTAPYYHYETFDFDIALGSVGDVYDRMMVRFEEIKQSTRIINQAMQRLPKGAICVPDHAISLPPKKEVYNNIEGLMNQFKLIYEGVKVPASEYYRAIEGANGELGFFIVSDGSGTPYKIKVRPPCFYAMAAYPRIIEGSMIADAVLTLGSLNIIAGELDR; encoded by the coding sequence ATGCCTAAATTTTTTAAAGAAACATTGGCAGATTCTTATACGATTGATGCTTATGGAGCGTTTATCCTTGATAAAGCGCTTATTGTACAAGCATTACACATTCTTAAAGAGAAAGATCATTATACTTTTTTAGTCGATATGACCGCCATAGATTATTTACATGTAAAGAATCAACCAGAGCGTTTCGCCATTGTCTATCTTTTACGTGATCAAAATTTTAAAAACCTCATCACCCTTAAAACCTACATCGATAGTTCACTTGCAACACAAAGTATTACCTCTTTGTTTAAAAGTGCAAACTGGGCAGAACGTGAAATCTGGGATCAATATGGCATTCATTTTAAAAACCACCCTAACCTCAAGCGCATTTTAAATCACAAAGAATTCAAAGGGCATCCTTTACGGAAAGACTACCCTATTACACAAGGACAATTGTGTCATCAAAGTGATGATTTGATGGATGAAATGACGCCCTGTTTGAAAACTAAAGGCTTCACGCCACAAGATGAACTGATGTTTTTAAACTTAGGTCCTGCACACCCCGCAAGTCATGGAACGATTCGCACCTTTGTAGCACTCGATGGTGAAAATATCACCTGTGCTGTGAGTGAGATTGGTTACTTACACCGTGGTTTTGAAAAATCATGTGAAAATCATACGTATAACCAAATCATTCCCTATACCGACAGACTTAATTACTGCTCCGCTATTTTAAATAACATCGCTTACGCTCATGCGGTTGAAGGTATTTTAGGTGTTGATCTGCCAGAACGTGCTAAGTTTATTCGTGTTATCGTCGGTGAACTTTCACGCATCATCGACCACTTAGTCTGCTTAGCCGCAATTTTAGTTGATATGGGAGCCCTTACCAACTACTGGTATCTCTACAATCCACGTGAAAAAGTGTATGACCTTCTCTCCAAGCTGACAGGAGCACGTCTTACGAACTCTTACATGCGCATTGGTGGAATGAGCCACGACTTGTATGACGGTTTTGAAAATGACCTGAATGTTTGTCTTAAAGAGATCGAACAAGGGGTTACAGAAGCACTGAAACTCATTGAACACAACCGTATTTTTCATGATCGCACTCAAAATGTTGGTATTATCACTAAAGAAGATGCAATCAATCGAGGACTCACTGGTCCCAATCTCAGAGCCAGTGGTGTTGCCTACGACCTTCGTGTCACAGCTCCTTATTATCACTATGAGACCTTTGATTTTGACATCGCTCTTGGCAGTGTTGGAGACGTGTATGACCGCATGATGGTACGTTTTGAAGAGATCAAGCAAAGTACGCGCATTATCAACCAAGCCATGCAACGACTTCCTAAAGGTGCTATTTGTGTGCCAGATCATGCTATCTCTTTGCCTCCGAAAAAAGAAGTCTATAACAATATTGAAGGCTTAATGAACCAGTTTAAGCTCATTTATGAAGGCGTTAAAGTACCTGCTTCTGAGTATTACCGAGCGATCGAAGGAGCCAATGGAGAACTCGGTTTTTTCATTGTCAGCGATGGCAGTGGCACACCCTATAAAATCAAAGTCCGACCTCCCTGCTTTTATGCAATGGCAGCGTATCCACGCATCATTGAAGGGAGCATGATTGCAGATGCCGTTTTAACCTTAGGAAGTCTTAATATCATTGCAGGGGAGCTAGATCGATGA
- a CDS encoding NADH-quinone oxidoreductase subunit B — protein MAVGAEAIFGESLITTKLDSAISWARESSMWPYIFGTACCAIEFMSVASSKYDISRFGAEVVRFSPRQADLLIIAGTVSYKQAPILKKIYDQMSEPKWVISAGACACSGGFYDNYTTLQGIDSIIPVDVYVAGCPPRPEAFLDALLEIQKIQASQSLLEDRAKRVFKGALDA, from the coding sequence ATGGCAGTAGGCGCAGAAGCAATCTTTGGCGAAAGCCTCATTACCACTAAACTGGATAGTGCCATTTCTTGGGCGAGAGAATCCTCTATGTGGCCTTATATTTTTGGAACAGCGTGTTGTGCTATTGAATTTATGAGTGTTGCCAGTAGTAAATACGACATCTCTCGTTTTGGGGCAGAAGTTGTTCGATTTTCCCCTCGTCAAGCGGATCTACTCATTATTGCAGGAACCGTCAGTTACAAACAAGCACCGATTTTAAAAAAGATTTACGATCAAATGAGCGAGCCAAAATGGGTCATCAGTGCGGGAGCTTGTGCCTGCAGTGGCGGTTTTTACGACAATTACACGACCCTTCAAGGTATCGACAGCATCATTCCTGTAGATGTCTATGTCGCAGGTTGCCCTCCTCGTCCAGAGGCTTTTTTAGATGCCCTTTTGGAAATTCAAAAAATACAGGCCTCTCAAAGCTTGCTAGAAGATCGTGCCAAACGCGTCTTTAAAGGAGCACTGGATGCCTAA
- a CDS encoding NADH-quinone oxidoreductase subunit A: MSLELILASSLVALLVILLPTLFLLSQKLGPINTGNKAKNSLYESGISSPIGTSESRFSAKFYLVAILFVLFDVEIIFMFPWAVNVRELSLFGLFEMFTFIGLLLFGLIYIYRIKALSWQ; encoded by the coding sequence ATGTCATTAGAACTTATTTTAGCTTCTTCACTCGTCGCTCTACTGGTCATTCTTCTTCCCACACTTTTTTTACTCAGCCAAAAGCTGGGACCCATCAATACAGGCAATAAAGCCAAAAACAGTCTGTATGAAAGTGGCATCAGTTCACCTATTGGAACAAGTGAAAGCCGCTTTAGCGCTAAGTTTTATTTGGTCGCTATTTTGTTTGTTCTTTTTGATGTCGAAATTATCTTTATGTTTCCATGGGCAGTCAATGTACGAGAACTCAGCCTTTTTGGACTTTTTGAGATGTTTACCTTTATAGGGCTTCTTCTTTTTGGACTTATTTACATTTATCGTATCAAGGCACTTTCATGGCAGTAG
- a CDS encoding L,D-transpeptidase family protein, translated as MRYLVFLSLFALALYAATAEDIYKIYKTKGINAVEDFLKKEFESKEVKEVPVKEAKKEKELVKDREVIKEPTVKLGQRLLAKPKTPTEKESVSRDYWLRHLKNMDVSYGYYEDVESLIVCEKEKKRCEIFHIEEDGLKLVRGHDDVIMGKSGDKVKRGDLKTPVGVYEITKRFKPTNQFYGPLAFALSYPNLFDVLRNKSGDGIWIHGMPIDGKDRDDLSKGCVVMENNAILNLDTEINAQSAVVIIGESKVPKMTREQIATILSEVYKWQRAWKVNDINAYLNFYSNDFKKSDGSGKVQFSNMKKQIFSRKENKMILFENMSVVPYPTIDDRKLYKISFLQTYKSPSFASKGDKELYIELVGDKMQVLAEK; from the coding sequence ATGCGCTATCTGGTCTTTTTATCTCTTTTTGCACTTGCTTTGTATGCGGCAACGGCTGAAGATATTTATAAAATTTACAAAACTAAAGGCATTAACGCTGTTGAGGATTTTCTTAAAAAAGAGTTTGAATCCAAAGAGGTTAAAGAAGTACCGGTAAAAGAGGCTAAAAAAGAGAAAGAGCTTGTTAAAGATAGAGAGGTTATTAAAGAACCAACGGTTAAATTGGGACAAAGACTTCTTGCCAAACCTAAAACACCGACTGAAAAAGAGTCAGTTTCTCGTGATTATTGGTTAAGACATCTCAAAAATATGGATGTAAGTTACGGTTACTATGAAGATGTTGAATCGCTTATTGTCTGTGAAAAAGAGAAAAAACGTTGTGAGATTTTCCATATCGAAGAGGATGGTTTAAAACTTGTTCGTGGTCATGATGATGTTATTATGGGTAAAAGTGGCGATAAAGTTAAACGAGGCGATCTTAAAACACCTGTGGGTGTGTATGAAATCACGAAACGCTTTAAACCAACCAATCAATTTTACGGACCACTTGCGTTTGCACTTTCATACCCAAACCTTTTTGATGTCTTAAGAAATAAAAGTGGCGATGGTATCTGGATACATGGTATGCCAATCGATGGTAAAGACAGAGATGATTTAAGTAAAGGGTGTGTGGTAATGGAAAATAACGCCATTTTAAACCTTGACACTGAAATTAATGCACAAAGTGCCGTTGTCATTATCGGGGAATCTAAAGTTCCTAAAATGACACGTGAACAAATTGCAACGATTTTAAGTGAAGTCTACAAATGGCAACGTGCTTGGAAAGTCAATGATATTAATGCGTATTTAAATTTTTACTCCAATGATTTCAAAAAATCAGATGGATCAGGAAAAGTACAATTTTCAAATATGAAAAAACAGATTTTCTCACGCAAAGAGAACAAAATGATTCTCTTTGAAAATATGAGTGTTGTACCTTATCCAACCATTGATGATCGGAAGCTTTATAAAATTTCATTTTTGCAAACCTACAAAAGCCCTTCATTTGCCTCTAAGGGTGATAAAGAGCTTTACATAGAACTTGTTGGCGATAAAATGCAGGTTCTGGCTGAAAAATAA